From a single Rosa rugosa chromosome 7, drRosRugo1.1, whole genome shotgun sequence genomic region:
- the LOC133722661 gene encoding heat shock protein 90-5, chloroplastic-like isoform X2: MTKEELIDCLGTIAQSGTSKFLTALKDLGADNGLIGQFGVGFYSAFLVADKQVQFWFHTFFSLMPCKNYLLMVELLVWMTVLSSSSYVIRVETDPENIISRGTQIKLYLRPDDKYEFSEPARIQSLGLMLNKEGYAFIGGGSPLRKMTDEQANALKMALESKDMPVNVYVGMRYWFPFTEEAVHQLRDSTNTCNPLYDCNCFPVHFGAKTYCQGLTRKWPGG, from the exons ATGACGAAGGAGGAACTCATTGACTGCCTTGGTACCATTGCTCAGAGTGGTACTTCAAAATTCTTGACGGCTCTGAAG GATCTTGGTGCAGACAACGGTTTGATCGGTCAATTTGGTGTTGGGTTCTATTCTGCTTTTCTTGTTGCTGACAAGCAGGTGCAGTTTTGGTTTCACACTTTTTTTAGTCTTATGCCTTGTAAAAACTATCTGCTCATGGTTGAGCTTCTAGTCTGGATGACTGTCTTGAGCAGTAGCTCTTATGTGATTAGGGTAGAAACTGATCCAGAAAATATCATTAGCCGTGGGACGCAGATCAAACTATATTTAAGG CCTGATGACAAGTATGAGTTCTCAGAGCCTGCCCGGATCCAGAGTTTG GGGTTGATGTTAAACAAGGAAGGGTATGCTTTTATAGGAGGTGGTTCACCCTTGCGTAAGATGACAGATGAGCAG GCAAATGCACTGAAAATGGCTTTGGAATCAAAGGACATGCCGGTGAATGTCTATGTGGGAATGCGGTACTGGTTCCCATTCACTGAGGAAGCAGTTCATCAA CTTCGGGACTCAACAAATACATGTAACCCTTTATATGACTGCAATTGCTTCCCAGTCCACTTTGGTGCAAAAACCTATTGTCAAG GTCTTACCAGAAAATGGCCTGGAGGTTAG
- the LOC133723173 gene encoding uncharacterized protein LOC133723173, giving the protein MNRLTKWLQKDQEEAVTRSRRRNLMMSAAALQIQTLEDEDSQWGGSSEGRTYKARDRELMDLRLKAQYFTDPCRYEPNIFRRRYRMQPWVFDKMMRDVANYDPYFVQTRDACGRLSLSTEQKLTCAMRMLAYGITADFCDDYLDIAKSTAIEIFEHFTKAIWNVYHETYLRRPTPADLRRLLDKAAERGFPGMIGSLDCMHWQWKNCPTGWAGQYTGYKGKPTIILEMVASYDTWIWHAFFGLPGSLNDINVLGCSPLFNDVCTGETLEVNYQVHNRHYRQCYYLVDGIYPKWGSFVQAIRNPRSPQTQHFTRMQEAYRKDVERAFGILQARWAIIRGPARGWSKENLQYIMMTCIILHNMIVEDEHDEDAAQPFDPDDIPTRPRKAEIYKRPVMDTDVDRNPQQLNQFLHRYREVRCPVMNKNLQEDLVDHLWTMKLQADQNHQ; this is encoded by the coding sequence ATGAATCGTTTGACGAAATGGTTGCAGAAAGATCAAGAAGAGGCCGTCACGAGAAGCCGTCGACGAAACTTGATGATGTCTGCCGCTGCCTTGCAAATCCAAACTCTGGAAGATGAGGATTCACAATGGGGTGGTTCTTCAGAAGGTCGTACCTATAAGGCCAGGGATCGAGAGCTGATGGATCTTCGACTCAAAGCTCAATACTTCACGGATCCGTGCAGGTATGAACCAAACATTTTTCGCAGGCGATATAGAATGCAACCTTGGGTCTTTGACAAGATGATGCGCGACGTGGCCAACTACGACCCATATTTTGTTCAAACAAGAGATGCTTGTGGGAGACTCAGCTTATCCACTGAACAAAAGCTGACATGCGCCATGAGAATGCTCGCGTATGGCATCACAGCTGATTTCTGCGATGATTACCTAGATATTGCGAAGTCCACTGCCATTGAGATTTTTGAGCACTTCACAAAAGCAATCTGGAATGTGTACCATGAGACTTACCTCCGCCGACCAACACCGGCAGATTTGCGACGGCTGCTTGACAAGGCTGCAGAACGGGGATTCCCGGGGATGATCGGTAGCCTTGATTGTATGCATTGGCAATGGAAAAATTGTCCCACCGGATGGGCAGGGCAGTATACTGGCTACAAGGGGAAGCCCacaatcatcttagagatgGTGGCCTCCTACGATACTTGGATTTGGCATGCCTTCTTCGGACTTCCAGGTTCCCTGAATGATATTAACGTCCTTGGATGTTCACCGTTGTTCAATGACGTATGCACCGGTGAAACCCTTGAAGTGAACTATCAGGTACATAATAGACATTATCGTCAATGTTATTACCTAGTTGATGGCATATACCCTAAGTGGGGGTCCTTTGTACAAGCAATCCGAAACCCGAGGTCGCCGCAGACACAACATTTCACAAGGATGCAGGAAGCATACAGAAAAGATGTGGAGAGAGCATTTGGTATTCTCCAAGCTCGTTGGGCAATCATAAGAGGACCAGCTCGTGGATGGAGTAAGGAGAACCTTCAATACATCATGATGACGTGCATTATCTTGCACAATATGATTGTTGAAGATGAGCATGATGAAGATGCAGCGCAGCCATTTGATCCGGATGATATCCCAACCAGACCAAGGAAAGCAGAGATATATAAGAGACCAGTAATGGACACCGATGTTGATCGCAATCCGCAACAACTAAATCAATTCTTGCATCGTTATAGGGAGGTTAGATGTCCAGTGATGAATAAAAACCTCCAAGAAGATCTAGTCGATCACCTATGGACCATGAAGTTACAAGCTGATCAGAACCACCAGTga
- the LOC133722661 gene encoding uncharacterized protein LOC133722661 isoform X1, whose amino-acid sequence MTKEELIDCLGTIAQSGTSKFLTALKDLGADNGLIGQFGVGFYSAFLVADKQVQFWFHTFFSLMPCKNYLLMVELLVWMTVLSSSSYVIRVETDPENIISRGTQIKLYLRPDDKYEFSEPARIQSLGLMLNKEGYAFIGGGSPLRKMTDEQANALKMALESKDMPVNVYVGMRYWFPFTEEAVHQFAFCSFGTQQIHVTLYMTAIASQSTLVQKPIVKVLPENGLEVRLSGSGVTGSPPTTVTHNVEY is encoded by the exons ATGACGAAGGAGGAACTCATTGACTGCCTTGGTACCATTGCTCAGAGTGGTACTTCAAAATTCTTGACGGCTCTGAAG GATCTTGGTGCAGACAACGGTTTGATCGGTCAATTTGGTGTTGGGTTCTATTCTGCTTTTCTTGTTGCTGACAAGCAGGTGCAGTTTTGGTTTCACACTTTTTTTAGTCTTATGCCTTGTAAAAACTATCTGCTCATGGTTGAGCTTCTAGTCTGGATGACTGTCTTGAGCAGTAGCTCTTATGTGATTAGGGTAGAAACTGATCCAGAAAATATCATTAGCCGTGGGACGCAGATCAAACTATATTTAAGG CCTGATGACAAGTATGAGTTCTCAGAGCCTGCCCGGATCCAGAGTTTG GGGTTGATGTTAAACAAGGAAGGGTATGCTTTTATAGGAGGTGGTTCACCCTTGCGTAAGATGACAGATGAGCAG GCAAATGCACTGAAAATGGCTTTGGAATCAAAGGACATGCCGGTGAATGTCTATGTGGGAATGCGGTACTGGTTCCCATTCACTGAGGAAGCAGTTCATCAA TTCGCATTTTGCAGCTTCGGGACTCAACAAATACATGTAACCCTTTATATGACTGCAATTGCTTCCCAGTCCACTTTGGTGCAAAAACCTATTGTCAAG GTCTTACCAGAAAATGGCCTGGAGGTTAGGCTATCAGGGTCAGGAGTAACAGGGAGCCCTCCTACAACTGTCACCCACAATGTTGAATATTGA